CTCATATACTTTTCtaaatcttcttttctaCCCTCCCCACTGAGCAGTCTCCCTGTCGAAGAAGTCATCTAATATAATGTCTgacgttgaagaagtccaAGAGGTCCAAGAGAtccaagaagttgctgTTGAGCAACCAACCGAGTCCATCACCATCGAAGATGCCTTGAAGGTCGTCTTGAGAACCTCTTTGGTTCACGATGGTTTGGCCAGAGGTTTGAGAGAATCTGCCAAGGCTTTGACCAGAGGTGAGGCCCAATTGGTCGTCTTGGTTGACTCTGTCACCGAGGACAACATCATCAAGCTGGTGGAGGGTTTGGCCAACGACCCAGAGAACAAGGTTCCTTTGATTAAGGTCGCCGACGCCAAGCAATTGGGTGAGTGGGCCGGTTTGGGTAAGATCGACCGTGAAGGTAACGCCAGAAAGGTTGTTGGTGCTTCCGTTGTTGTTGTCAAGAACTGGGGTGCTGACACCGAAGAGCGTCAAATGATCTTGGAACACTTCTCTCAATAAGCGTATCGAAATGTCACTCGCATCTCGTGTTTTCTATAGAGTCAAGTTGCTCCAGTTATTATCGTTCTCCTTTAAAAGGAAGTGGGTTACATAGCTGTATATTAAAGCAAATTTGAATCCATTTTTACCCCGAGTTGAGTTACGCACTCCGTTTTTGTTAAAAGAACAGAGGAATGTCGTTTGTAGCAGGGATGAATTCCCCGTCTTCACCGttgtcaagttcttcgGCGTGCCTTTTCCTCTCATTGAATAGTAGCGAAGTgctttcttgagcagcaggGTTGGGGTCCCTAGATGCGCCGGTTGAAACAGGTTGATATGCAGGTGGGGCCTTTAGTTCATCATTATTTTGCATTAGAAGTTTAACTTCCTCCATATCATCATAATCCACTCTAGCCTTCTCAAGAATGGAAATGTCTATAACAATCCCCGGGTATTCCCTGGATAAGTATGCAGAAGAGTGGGGGTTCGCTGGAGAGGCACTCGATTTGGTTTTTGAGTCTCCGCGTAAAATATCATCCGTTTCACTTAAAATATTGACGCTCATCAAGCCATGGGCGTCTTTCCTAATAAGAACCTTGCTAGCTATTTTGGCGCTCGCCCTCATTTTGTCGAAGGACCCGAAATCGAAAAAGCCTATTACAGGCTTTTCGTGAACCTTTTCATGAGTGTCTGAATCAAAGGTTTCAAGCTTCTCCAAAATGGATCGCTCGCTTGGAAGCAGTATCTTGGAAAAACCAAGGTGACTCTTGGAAATTATGGCGAAAATGTTCTTGCCACTAGACCCGGCCCTTGCGTAAATGTAGCATTCTTTGCAACCAATTTCTTTAAGGTCTTGAAGGGCACTGTAGAAAATGTCGCCCTTCATCATGCATTCTAGGTCGACTAAGCTTCTATCAAGTTCGAGGCCGGTCATATCCCACTCCTTAGTAAGGTAAGTTGAGTATTCCACTTTCTCAGTTATTGCCGAGTCTTCGAATATGAGTACAAAGGGCGATCCCTCCCCAACATAGGAAAGCGTGCACTCGACAACGTCATCCTTGTCACGACTGGCCACACTGATGCTGTCCAAGATATGGTTGATCTTCACTGATATCTTCGTGTGCGCGTCAGAATCGCTTTCAGGCGCGTTGTACTGGTAGGAGATGAACAGCTCTTTGGATAAAAACAACTGGATACTTATTACGCGGTTGTTTTCTCTCGCGAAGGAAAGTCCGTCGCTGTCGATAATTATAAGGACATCATCTCGCAGTCCGAAAGGCGTTAGGCAGTTTAAGGCTGTAGTAATATGTTCCAAATGAACTGTGGATGCCGAGAACAAGACGTTTTGATCGAGCATCAATAGTTTGCACGGTTTTATATGTACTGGCCCACAATTAATAGGATTTCAAATTCGTAAACAAAGCTTGTGATAAATGCGGCGGTGCAATTTCACCTTAATCAGCTAGCGCGTAACCTTTAAAGAACCGACTATGGCACCAAAGAAGGTTCAGCGCCGCCTAGCAACGCTAGCCACTA
This is a stretch of genomic DNA from Lachancea thermotolerans CBS 6340 chromosome D complete sequence. It encodes these proteins:
- the RPS12 gene encoding 40S ribosomal protein eS12 (highly similar to uniprot|P48589 Saccharomyces cerevisiae YOR369C) — encoded protein: MSDVEEVQEVQEIQEVAVEQPTESITIEDALKVVLRTSLVHDGLARGLRESAKALTRGEAQLVVLVDSVTEDNIIKLVEGLANDPENKVPLIKVADAKQLGEWAGLGKIDREGNARKVVGASVVVVKNWGADTEERQMILEHFSQ
- the RAD17 gene encoding Rad17p (similar to uniprot|P48581 Saccharomyces cerevisiae YOR368W RAD17 Checkpoint protein involved in the activation of the DNA damage and meiotic pachytene checkpoints with Mec3p and Ddc1p forms a clamp that is loaded onto partial duplex DNA homolog of human and S. pombe Rad1 and U. maydis Rec1 proteins), with product MLDQNVLFSASTVHLEHITTALNCLTPFGLRDDVLIIIDSDGLSFARENNRVISIQLFLSKELFISYQYNAPESDSDAHTKISVKINHILDSISVASRDKDDVVECTLSYVGEGSPFVLIFEDSAITEKVEYSTYLTKEWDMTGLELDRSLVDLECMMKGDIFYSALQDLKEIGCKECYIYARAGSSGKNIFAIISKSHLGFSKILLPSERSILEKLETFDSDTHEKVHEKPVIGFFDFGSFDKMRASAKIASKVLIRKDAHGLMSVNILSETDDILRGDSKTKSSASPANPHSSAYLSREYPGIVIDISILEKARVDYDDMEEVKLLMQNNDELKAPPAYQPVSTGASRDPNPAAQESTSLLFNERKRHAEELDNGEDGEFIPATNDIPLFF